The genomic stretch CCACTTTTGCGAGACGCAGCAGCTGTAGCATGCGGATGTAGAACCAGCCGATGTCGAACTCGAACCACCGCGACGCAAAGCGCGCGGACTTCGGATCGGCGTGATGGTTGTTATGCAGTTCTTCGCCGCCGAGCCAGATGGCGATCGGCGAGATGTTGCGGCTTTCATCCTTCACTTCGTAGTTCCGATAGCCGAGCGCATGACCGACGCCGTTGACGATGCCGGCGGCCCAGAACGGAATCCACAACATCTGCACGCCCCAAACGACCGGGCCGATGAAGAACCCGAACAGATACATGTCGACCGCGAGCATGACGAGAATGCCGACCCAGTTCAGGCGGCTCAACAGATTGCGCTCGATCCAGTCATTGGGCGTACCCTTGCCGTACTTCTCGAGCATCCCAGGCTGGCGAACGGCCTTGCGGTAGTAGAACGCGCCCTTGAACACGATGTTGCGCAAGCCTTCGATCAAGGGGCTGTGGGGATCGCCCTCGCGATCGGCGAACGCGTGATGCTTCCGGTGGCACGCCACCCATTCCTTCGTGACGATGGCGGTGGTCAGCCAGAGCCACAGCCGCATGGGAAGCGCGGCGAGGTAATGCAGTCGAACGCCGCGGTGCGTCTGCGCACGATGGAGAAACAGCGTTACGCACACGTTCGTGAGGTGGCCCGCGACCACAATGAACAACACGGGCATCCACCAACGGGCTGCCAACGCGCCAAAACCGGGCATTGCTACTCCACGATCAAAGTGTAAGACGAACAGGGTGCGGAATCTAAG from Gemmatimonadaceae bacterium encodes the following:
- a CDS encoding fatty acid desaturase — encoded protein: MPGFGALAARWWMPVLFIVVAGHLTNVCVTLFLHRAQTHRGVRLHYLAALPMRLWLWLTTAIVTKEWVACHRKHHAFADREGDPHSPLIEGLRNIVFKGAFYYRKAVRQPGMLEKYGKGTPNDWIERNLLSRLNWVGILVMLAVDMYLFGFFIGPVVWGVQMLWIPFWAAGIVNGVGHALGYRNYEVKDESRNISPIAIWLGGEELHNNHHADPKSARFASRWFEFDIGWFYIRMLQLLRLAKVDYARGH